Proteins encoded within one genomic window of Callithrix jacchus isolate 240 chromosome 11, calJac240_pri, whole genome shotgun sequence:
- the HILPDA gene encoding hypoxia-inducible lipid droplet-associated protein has protein sequence MPTFLPTPTLPAATAGSSPGGSRGLPEAEDSSAALRRSRVLSAMKHVLNLYLLGVVLTLLSIFVRVMESLEGLREIPSPGTSWTTRSQLANTEPPKGLPDHPSRGM, from the exons ATGCCGACTTTCCTCCCGACTCCTACACTACCTGCTGCTACAGCCGGCTCTTCCCCCGGAG GATCCAGAGGCCTTCCAGAAGCAGAAGACAGCTCTGCTGCTCTGCGGAGGAGTAGGGTCCTTTCAGCCATGAAGCATGTGTtgaacctctacctcctaggtgtGGTGCTGACCCTACTTTCCATCTTTGTTAGAGTGATGGAGTCCCTAGAGGGCTTACGAGAGATCCCATCGCCTGGGACCTCCTGGACCACCAGAAGCCAGCTAGCCAACACAGAGCCCCCCAAGGGCCTTCCAGACCATCCATCCAGAGGCATGTGA